One genomic window of Parasteatoda tepidariorum isolate YZ-2023 chromosome 9, CAS_Ptep_4.0, whole genome shotgun sequence includes the following:
- the LOC139426516 gene encoding gustatory receptor for sugar taste 64f-like, whose amino-acid sequence MAAYFVFLSPILVSVTEFFLKDANEFNEYDIYGYTVTNYSLILTIKAVRKVFEGLAFSVCHLTALLYYMLCGAICCRINNLQKTILNVSAENFKRPIQITVIEQQKDIFTFLKQMEDTFSVSIFLAISSYFWLCFFCTGFLTVIDMSLKETFFKFQYIFMFFSNFVPLVLVTWQAAQVSIELDALKEDISEKMDARYLRGLKSETEIDRSLFEKPSVVLSGLGIIHFSRSLILGILGTLITYALLMINV is encoded by the coding sequence atggcagcatattttgtatttttgtcacCAATTTTGGTGTCGGTTACTGAATTTTTCCTGAAAGATGCCAATGAATTTAATGAGTATGATATATACGGTTACACTGtaacaaattattctttaatactAACTATTAAGGCAGTAAGAAAGGTTTTTGAAGGACTTGCGTTTTCTGTGTGTCATTTAACGGCATTGCTTTACTATATGCTTTGTGGTGCCATCTGTTGCCGTATAAACAACTTACAAAAAACTATATTGAACGTTTCTGCCGAGAACTTTAAGAGACCGATTCAAATTACTGTTATTGAACAACAAAAGGACATTTTCACGTTTCTGAAGCAAATGGAAGACACATTTTCGGTTTCAATCTTTTTAGCAATTTCTTCGTATTTTTGGCTGTGTTTCTTCTGTACAGGATTTTTGACTGTAATTGATATGTCActtaaggaaacattttttaaatttcagtacaTCTTCAtgttttttagcaattttgttCCTTTGGTTTTGGTTACTTGGCAGGCAGCTCAAGTGTCCATCGAGCTGGACGCTTTAAAAGAAGATATCTCAGAAAAAATGGATGCCAGATATTTGAGGGGACTCAAATCAGAAACAGAAATAGATCGATCCTTGTTTGAAAAGCCCAGTGTCGTGCTGTCTGGCCTGGGGATTATTCACTTCAGTAGAAGTTTAATACTCGGCATTCTTGGCACACTTATTACTTATGCCTTACTCATGATCAATGTCTGA
- the LOC107445259 gene encoding alpha-latrotoxin-Lp1a-like — MDSATSSRYKMDELSVSSRIKRETSKAEPCKAMELGSKVSSTANDIVNDLNSIPIIGEFLGDFTAGISVVSHLFSGGLDIVQTAVDCGDLPFDEIKEIMNRRFNEIDRKLDEQTAALREIMTLVNKTLISVEQTRLEMHARFDEVIETIEITQVDPITSKINNFVQYFFTESEKIKGLNNNDYVNRLANGENNFLKYLSDYRTPEGLLSFLLNIIKLRYAIPKTSHDKAAFKAIDALIYGSHTYVNVMFFLIEQYAYLVNYFFRMSDVDNYNRFLNGMINTFKDFRRSLIGRGVAGKEEPLLLRVIELLQEVNSLDFVWATKARRLTDSIRLFESIKLKVQNMTLPAIEEEPQNFVQFSFKRNIKTPIGDWVEGKRVSYAVQYKSGDKYARIGEWSHPVFVQERACPTLKIPIDKLRRDRLVFRKFLGETPKLIGTLKSYETEFTDINRDFYDAVDSPDKESGMRAATILLREGADANAMFENGRRALHAAAKWGNTEIASSLLLGKPYSEKNARDKAGFTPMHVAVEAGQEEFTNLLIRHRSTIGVQSYPQLFTPLHLAARNGFIKTLGNLLTSTVDLNAKDMSGFTPLHNAVMGGEQVVNMIVNTGRASINAQSKTKLTPFHLAVINNDMKVAQSLINSKEVNINAGDDNNMTPLHHAAMMGHLEMVNYLLGAEGIKINEGTNDNKWAPIHYAIFFRKDNVSKRLLEDERLKVRTAANGWLTALHFAVTFGRKDVLLAIIKRGALIDQQTQEGYSPLHLAAMREKPDILSILIQNKAKIDARTFKSSTPLHEAAYRGRLENVLVLLDKRADIRAEDEMGNTPIHKAALNGAISVVDLFLRRDHSLLELKNNLGETPLHMASQNMHSAVVKFLKVKGASADVKNSNGETPIHMFAKGGNLDMIDYLISNGGGIYDFDSRSNDFMYYAIQNGHIDVVKYGFEKKKYDYNKIVKKHIPPRCPKSCPWVFCDANQFDQLDMMKYFFDKINPKDCVLLSEAAFHGHIDIVKYFIQEKKADIEKGSSASDPPLCSAVYAGHLNIVKYLIEKDASAKGICNAGFLNRAIQAKVDSETRVEIIKLLAMNGVDINLRDESGQLPLHQAIFLNDLSAVKYFIEELGISVNEPTSDVFRSTPLHLAVHYELYNIVKYLVERGANLNARNLKNQTPYDLAVNLSSKLIIDYLKSRRNRFLRSLTISTLNKNESMNFKTRSFDSITKEDQKLVRLADHKQERTINRISSFKSFQDIDAIGTLLLFNVFVRKFTGEKYINTAKQTNFEDDSTVEALRITENLQRFLKSRPTFLPEEKIDFYKVYSSIKRAMASGSNTKLHKILCRFAEESEMLTPVEIQELMNVHIGKEGIQSFKKTIPLESNSFINLWHSATETCSTVEFTTKSLDM; from the coding sequence ATGGACTCCGCAACGTCATCAAGATATAAAATGGATGAATTAAGTGTCTCAAGCAGGATAAAACGTGAAACGTCAAAGGCTGAGCCATGCAAAGCAATGGAATTAGGGTCGAAAGTTTCTTCAACGGCTAATGATATtgtgaatgatttaaattctaTTCCTATTATTGGCGAGTTCTTGGGCGACTTTACTGCAGGTATTTCAGTGGTGTCTCATTTATTTTCCGGGGGATTAGACATAGTTCAAACAGCAGTGGACTGCGGCGATCTCCCATTCGACGAAATAAAAGAGATTATGAATAGAAGATTCAACGAAATTGACAGGAAGTTGGATGAACAAACAGCAGCTCTGAGGGAGATTATGACATtggtaaataaaacattgatttcCGTTGAACAAACCAGACTCGAAATGCATGCGCGATTCGATGAGGTCATAGAAACGATCGAGATCACCCAAGTAGATCCGATAACatcgaaaattaataatttcgttCAATATTTCTTCACTGAATCCGAGAAAATAAAAGGCTTAAATAACAATGATTATGTCAATAGGTTAGCAAATggagaaaataactttttaaaatatttatcagacTATAGAACCCCAGAAGGATTGCTTTCCTTCTTGCTAAATATCATAAAGCTGCGATACGCTATTCCGAAAACATCTCATGACAAGGCTGCATTCAAAGCTATTGATGCATTAATATATGGCTCGCATACGTATGTTAATgttatgttctttttaattgaacaatATGCTTATTTGGTCAACTACTTTTTCCGTATGAGTGACGTTGATAACTATAATAGATTCTTAAATGGTATGATAAACACCTTCAAAGATTTCAGAAGGTCTCTCATCGGAAGAGGCGTAGCAGGAAAAGAGGAACCATTGCTGCTTAGAGTAATAGAATTGCTGCAAGAAGTGAATAGTTTAGATTTTGTTTGGGCTACGAAAGCTAGACGCTTGACAGACTCCATCCGATTATTtgaaagcattaaattaaaagttcaaaatatgaCCTTACCCGCAATAGAAGAAGAACCACAAAACTTTGTGCAATTCTCGtttaaaaggaatattaaaaCTCCGATCGGCGATTGGGTAGAAGGTAAGCGAGTTAGTTATGCGGTTCAGTACAAAAGTGGTGATAAATATGCAAGGATTGGAGAATGGTCCCATCCAGTTTTCGTACAGGAAAGAGCTTGCCCAACTCTTAAAATACCAATCGATAAGTTACGGCGCGATAGACTCGTGTTTAGAAAATTCTTAGGCGAAACACCGAAACTAATTGGGACACTTAAAAGCTATGAGACTGAATTCACTGATATTAATAGAGATTTCTACGATGCTGTTGATAGTCCTGATAAAGAATCAGGTATGAGAGCTGCAACAATTTTGTTACGAGAAGGAGCTGATGCAAACGCGATGTTTGAAAATGGCAGGCGAGCTCTTCATGCAGCTGCAAAATGGGGCAATACTGAAATCGCATCAAGTTTGCTCTTGGGAAAaccttattcagagaaaaatgCACGAGACAAAGCTGGTTTTACTCCTATGCATGTTGCTGTAGAAGCTGGACAGGAGGAGTTTACGAATCTGCTGATAAGACATCGGTCTACCATTGGCGTACAATCCTATCCTCAACTTTTTACTCCTCTGCATTTGGCAGCCCGGAATGGTTTCATAAAAACATTGGGAAATCTGTTAACAAGCACGGTTGACTTGAATGCCAAAGATATGTCAGGATTCACTCCTCTGCATAATGCCGTTATGGGCGGTGAACAGGTAGTTAATATGATAGTAAATACTGGAAGGGCTTCAATTAATGCACAGTCCAAAACAAAGTTGACGCCTTTTCATTTGGCAGTGATAAACAACGATATGAAGGTAGCACAGAGTTTAATTAACAGTAAAGAAGTTAATATCAATGCTGGTGATGACAATAATATGACTCCTTTACACCATGCAGCAATGATGGGGCATTTAGAGATGGTGAACTATCTTCTGGGTGCAGAAGGGATAAAAATAAACGAAGGAACTAATGATAACAAATGGGCTCCAATTCactatgcaatatttttcagaaaagataATGTAAGTAAACGTCTATTAGAAGATGAGAGACTTAAAGTGCGAACAGCAGCTAATGGTTGGCTTACAGCTTTGCATTTTGCAGTAACTTTCGGGAGAAAAGATGTTCTTTTAGCAATAATTAAACGTGGCGCTCTCATAGATCAGCAAACACAGGAAGGTTACTCACCCCTTCACCTAGCCGCAATGAGAGAAAAACCGGATATACTTAGTATTCTCATACagaataaagctaaaatagaTGCAAGAACCTTTAAAAGTTCAACGCCATTGCATGAAGCTGCATATCGTGGAAGACTAGAAAACGTTCTGGTGCTCCTCGATAAAAGGGCTGATATACGAGCGGAAGATGAAATGGGTAACACGCCTATTCATAAGGCAGCTTTAAATGGAGCCATTTCTGTAGTTGATCTCTTCCTAAGACGTGACCACAGTCTACtagaactgaaaaataatcttGGGGAGACTCCTCTTCATATGGCATCTCAAAATATGCATTCAGCagttgtgaaatttttaaaagtcaaaggCGCATCTGCGGATGTCAAAAATAGCAACGGCGAAACACCCATACATATGTTTGCAAAAGGAGGAAATTTGGACATGATTGATTATCTAATCAGTAATGGAGGAGGCATTTATGATTTTGACTCACGGAGTAATGATTTCATGTATTATGCCATTCAAAACGGACATATTGATgtagtaaaatatggttttgagaaaaaaaaatatgactacaacaaaattgttaaaaagcaTATCCCACCGCGTTGCCCCAAGTCATGCCCATGGGTTTTTTGCGATGCAAATCAGTTCGATCAACTAGACAtgatgaagtatttttttgataaaataaacccAAAAGATTGCGTGTTACTAAGTGAAGCAGCTTTTCATGGTCATATAGACATAGTTAAGTAtttcattcaagaaaaaaaggCTGACATTGAGAAGGGGTCATCTGCATCTGACCCACCACTTTGCTCTGCTGTTTATGCCGGACATTTGAATATAGTGAAATATCTAATAGAAAAGGATGCGAGTGCTAAAGGCATATGCAACGCAGGATTTTTAAATCGAGCTATTCAAGCAAAAGTGGATAGTGAAACTAGAGTAGAAATTATTAAGTTGTTAGCTATGAATGGAGTTGATATAAATTTGAGAGACGAAAGCGGCCAACTACCTTTACATCAAGCTATATTCTTGAATGATCTGAGtgctgtgaaatattttatagaagaaTTGGGTATTTCAGTGAACGAGCCTACAAGTGATGTATTTCGTAGTACACCTCTACACTTGGCAGTTCACtatgaattatataatattgtCAAGTATCTCGTTGAAAGAGGAGCTAATTTGAATGcaagaaatcttaaaaatcaaactcCCTACGACTTGGCTGTTAATTTGTCATCTAAGTTAATAATTGATTATCTCAAATCAAGAAGGAATCGTTTCCTTCGAAGTTTAACGATAagcactttaaataaaaatgaatctatgaattttaaaacaaggtCTTTTGATTCCATTACAAAAGAAGACCAGAAGCTAGTTCGTCTAGCAGATCATAAACAAGAGAGAACAATCAACagaatttcaagttttaagtCTTTTCAGGATATTGATGCAATTGGGACTCTGCTTTTGTTTAACGTGTTCGTCAGAAAGTTTACTGGAGAAAAATACATCAATACAGCAAAGCAAACTAATTTTGAAGATGATTCCACAGTTGAAGCTTTGAGGATTACTGAAAATCTCCAACGTTTTTTGAAAAGTAGACCCACTTTCTTACCAGAAGAGAAAATTGATTTCTATAAAGTATATTCAAGTATTAAAAGAGCAATGGCAAGTGGTAGCAACACTAAGCTGCACAAAATCTTGTGTAGATTTGCAGAAGAATCTGAGATGCTTACTCCGGTGGAAATTCAAGAACTAATGAATGTTCATATTGGGAAAGAAGGAATACAGTCCTTTAAAAAGACAATTCCTTTAGAGAgcaattcatttataaatctGTGGCATTCAGCTACGGAAACCTGCTCCACTGTAGAGTTTACTACGAAATCTCTTGATATGTGA